The following proteins are co-located in the Verrucomicrobiia bacterium genome:
- a CDS encoding DNA polymerase III subunit alpha yields MPHANFVHLNCHTQYSLLDSTCKVSDLVHRAVELKFPALAMTDNGNLFGAIDFYSQCMKQGVKPVIGMAGYVAPGSRFEKQTHGIKEASFFLTLLARDMEGYKNLLKLSSIGYLEGFYYRPRIDKDVLAQHSKGLIGLSGGLRGEIAHYVLHEQPDEAARAIGEYRDIFGKENFFLELMNHNLDPELRLAPAYQKLSKAMEIGIVATNEVHYVNRQDAGAHDALICIGIGATLEEPNRFRYPGDQYYLKTEQEMEKLFKDMPEALRNTVEIANRCNLELDFKKIHLPHFQPPDGKTLEGYLKELCAEFLVKRTGGKIPDGYEARLVYELGVINKMGYTGYFLIVWDFIRFAKDHGIPVGPGRGSAAGSLVAYVLGITDVDPIQNGLIFERFLNPDRVSMPDIDIDFCYERRDEVIDYVRRRYGSDNVAQIITFGTMAAKAAVRDVGRVMGFSFPDTDKIAKLIPMELNITLNQAIQKEPKLKELMETDSRVNQLIETSKALEGLARHASTHAAGVVISDRPLTEYVPLFKANEQVSTQFTMKDLEKIGLLKMDFLGLKTLTMIDQTIKILKRTRGIELKIEELSWDDKETYEMLCRATSAGVFQLESSGMRDLLKKMKPSCFDHIVALLALYRPGPLGSGMVDDFIQRMHKPSLIKYDHPLLESALKETYGVILYQEQVMKIVSDMAGFSLAQADSLRRAIGKKIPEVMEKEKQGFLEGAMKHDVKKPIAEKIWNLIDYFSGYGFNKSHSTAYALISYQTAYLKAHYPVEFMTALLTSEMGNTDKVVRYIEECKKMGISVLPPSVNESRSEFTCAGTYIRFGLAAVKNVGATAIDSVVAAREKDGPFKNFFDFTGRVDLRVCNRKVLESLIKSGAFDAWKLKRSQLMALIDRALQMGSSAQKDKTLGQLSFFQAGAGGAQENGNFEQQVNDVPDIPEWPEAQMLAYERELLGFYVTAHPLSKYAKQLDTYATASTENLSQFKDQEEVTLGGIVDSIKEILTKKGDKMAFVNMQDLSGSCEVVVFPETYKNSQSLINKDAAIFVRGKINLRDDTPKILAEEIVSLNEVQKRFTKMVSIDLVTTGLEPETLKDIKLLLMRHKGMTPVYLRFRDPKGQMAVLHSGEELKVETSEELFTELHRLVGEGAVKIR; encoded by the coding sequence ATGCCGCACGCGAATTTCGTCCATTTAAACTGCCACACGCAATACAGCCTCCTGGATTCCACCTGCAAGGTCTCGGACCTCGTCCACCGCGCCGTGGAGCTGAAATTTCCCGCGCTGGCCATGACCGACAACGGCAACCTCTTCGGCGCCATCGACTTTTATTCGCAGTGCATGAAGCAGGGCGTCAAGCCTGTCATCGGCATGGCGGGCTACGTCGCGCCCGGGTCCCGCTTCGAAAAACAGACGCACGGCATCAAGGAAGCTTCCTTTTTTCTGACGCTTCTTGCGCGCGACATGGAAGGCTATAAAAACCTTCTCAAACTTTCCAGCATTGGTTACCTCGAAGGCTTTTACTACCGCCCCCGCATTGACAAGGACGTGCTCGCGCAGCATTCCAAAGGCCTCATCGGCTTAAGCGGCGGCCTGCGCGGCGAAATCGCGCATTATGTGCTGCATGAGCAGCCGGACGAGGCTGCGCGTGCAATCGGCGAATACCGCGACATTTTCGGAAAAGAAAATTTCTTTCTCGAGCTCATGAACCACAACCTCGACCCGGAGCTCCGGCTCGCGCCCGCCTACCAGAAATTATCCAAGGCCATGGAGATCGGCATTGTGGCCACCAACGAAGTCCACTACGTCAACCGCCAGGATGCCGGCGCCCACGACGCGCTGATCTGCATCGGCATCGGCGCCACGCTCGAAGAGCCGAACCGTTTCCGCTATCCCGGCGACCAGTATTACCTGAAAACCGAACAGGAAATGGAAAAGCTGTTCAAGGACATGCCCGAAGCGCTGAGGAACACGGTCGAGATCGCCAACCGCTGCAACCTGGAGCTGGATTTCAAAAAAATCCACCTGCCGCATTTCCAGCCGCCGGACGGAAAGACGCTGGAAGGCTATTTAAAGGAACTGTGCGCGGAATTTCTCGTCAAACGCACGGGCGGCAAAATCCCGGACGGTTATGAAGCCCGCCTGGTCTATGAGCTGGGCGTCATCAACAAGATGGGCTATACGGGCTACTTCCTGATCGTGTGGGACTTTATCCGTTTCGCCAAAGATCACGGCATTCCCGTGGGCCCGGGCCGCGGATCGGCCGCGGGAAGCCTCGTGGCCTACGTGCTCGGCATTACGGACGTCGATCCCATCCAGAACGGGCTGATCTTCGAGCGCTTCCTGAATCCCGACCGCGTCAGCATGCCCGATATCGACATCGACTTCTGCTACGAGCGCCGCGACGAGGTCATCGACTACGTGCGCCGCCGTTACGGCTCGGACAACGTCGCGCAGATCATCACGTTCGGAACCATGGCGGCAAAAGCTGCCGTCCGCGACGTGGGCCGCGTGATGGGATTTTCTTTTCCCGATACGGACAAGATCGCGAAGCTCATCCCCATGGAACTCAACATCACGCTGAACCAGGCCATCCAGAAAGAACCCAAGCTCAAAGAGCTCATGGAAACCGACAGCCGCGTGAATCAGCTGATCGAAACCTCCAAGGCTCTCGAAGGCCTGGCCCGCCATGCGTCGACTCATGCGGCCGGCGTCGTCATCTCGGACCGGCCCCTGACCGAATACGTGCCGCTTTTCAAGGCCAACGAGCAGGTCTCCACGCAATTCACGATGAAAGATCTGGAAAAGATCGGCCTGCTCAAAATGGACTTCCTCGGCCTGAAAACGCTGACCATGATCGACCAGACCATCAAGATTTTGAAAAGGACCCGCGGCATCGAGCTCAAGATCGAAGAGCTTTCCTGGGACGACAAGGAAACCTACGAGATGCTGTGCCGGGCGACTTCCGCGGGCGTGTTCCAGCTTGAAAGTTCAGGCATGCGCGATCTGCTCAAAAAAATGAAGCCGTCCTGCTTCGATCATATCGTTGCGCTTTTGGCGCTCTACCGTCCCGGTCCTCTGGGCAGCGGCATGGTGGACGATTTCATCCAGCGCATGCACAAGCCGTCGCTCATCAAATACGACCATCCGCTTCTCGAGTCCGCGCTGAAAGAGACCTACGGCGTCATCCTTTACCAGGAACAGGTCATGAAAATCGTGAGCGACATGGCCGGGTTCTCGCTGGCGCAAGCCGACAGCCTGCGCCGCGCCATCGGTAAGAAGATTCCCGAGGTCATGGAAAAGGAAAAACAGGGTTTTTTGGAAGGCGCGATGAAGCATGACGTCAAAAAACCTATCGCGGAAAAAATCTGGAACCTGATCGATTACTTTTCCGGTTACGGCTTCAACAAATCCCACTCGACGGCGTATGCGCTGATTTCTTACCAGACCGCGTACCTCAAGGCGCATTATCCCGTGGAATTCATGACCGCGCTGCTTACTTCGGAAATGGGCAACACGGACAAGGTCGTGCGCTATATCGAGGAATGTAAAAAAATGGGCATCAGCGTGCTGCCGCCGTCGGTGAATGAAAGCCGGTCGGAATTCACCTGCGCGGGGACGTACATCCGCTTCGGGCTGGCGGCCGTCAAGAACGTGGGCGCCACCGCGATTGATTCCGTCGTCGCGGCCCGCGAAAAGGACGGACCGTTCAAAAACTTTTTTGATTTCACGGGCCGCGTCGATTTGCGCGTCTGCAACCGCAAGGTGCTTGAAAGCCTGATCAAATCCGGCGCGTTCGATGCCTGGAAGCTTAAACGTTCCCAGCTCATGGCGCTGATTGACAGGGCCCTGCAAATGGGATCCAGCGCGCAAAAAGACAAGACTCTCGGCCAGCTTTCCTTTTTTCAGGCGGGGGCGGGCGGGGCGCAGGAAAACGGGAATTTCGAACAGCAGGTGAACGACGTGCCCGACATTCCGGAATGGCCGGAAGCGCAGATGCTGGCCTACGAACGGGAACTGCTGGGCTTTTACGTCACCGCCCATCCGCTTTCGAAGTACGCGAAGCAGCTCGACACGTACGCGACGGCTTCCACGGAAAATCTGAGCCAGTTCAAAGACCAGGAAGAAGTCACGCTCGGCGGCATTGTCGATTCCATCAAGGAAATCCTGACGAAAAAGGGCGACAAAATGGCATTCGTGAACATGCAGGATCTGAGCGGTTCCTGCGAAGTGGTTGTGTTTCCCGAAACTTACAAAAATTCGCAGAGCCTCATCAATAAAGACGCGGCGATTTTTGTGCGGGGCAAGATCAACCTGCGGGACGATACGCCCAAGATCCTTGCCGAAGAAATTGTTTCGCTCAACGAAGTGCAAAAGCGTTTCACGAAAATGGTTTCCATCGATTTGGTGACGACGGGACTCGAACCCGAGACGCTGAAAGACATCAAACTCCTTCTCATGCGCCATAAAGGCATGACACCGGTATACTTGCGGTTCCGCGATCCCAAGGGACAAATGGCGGTTCTTCATTCGGGCGAAGAACTGAAGGTCGAAACCTCCGAGGAACTGTTCACAGAACTGCATCGCCTGGTGGGTGAAGGTGCAGTTAAGATTAGATAG
- the guaA gene encoding glutamine-hydrolyzing GMP synthase yields MNQTLIILDFGSQYTQLIARRVRELKVFCIILPYHASYEQIFSHQPVAIILSGSPSNVYAKDAPLPDPRIFDGGIPILGICYGLQLIAHLLKGKVHKSTKREYGFAELTIDSKGDFFHGLPKKMTCWMSHGDKLDRLPKDFVRVAHTSSAPIAAIANPQRKIYGVQFHPEVVHTPLGSKLLANFLFRICKFKGDWTAESFIKSSVARIRQQVGKERVVLGLSGGVDSSVAAVLIHKAIGKQLTCIFVDNGLLRMGEAQRVRDTFQKHFKMNLHFVDATKPFLNELAGIEDPEKKRKIIGRVFIEVFQKEARKLGKVPFLAQGTLYPDVIESVSVHGGPTSMIKSHHNVGGLPLNMKFKLVEPLRELFKDEVREVGRALGLQSEIVDRQPFPGPGLAVRIIGDVTKERLDVLRQADRIVMDEIKRAGLYRKTWQAFAVLLPIKSVGVMGDERTYENVAAVRAVTSLDGMTADWARLPDNVLTRISNGIINEVRGINRVCYDISSKPPATIEWE; encoded by the coding sequence ATGAACCAGACGCTGATCATCCTCGATTTTGGCTCGCAGTACACCCAGCTCATTGCGCGCCGCGTGCGCGAGCTCAAGGTGTTCTGCATCATCCTGCCGTATCACGCCTCGTACGAGCAGATCTTTTCCCATCAGCCCGTCGCGATCATCCTTTCGGGCTCGCCTTCAAACGTTTATGCCAAGGACGCGCCGCTGCCGGACCCGCGTATTTTTGACGGCGGCATTCCGATCCTCGGCATTTGCTACGGGCTGCAGCTCATCGCGCATCTGTTGAAGGGGAAGGTCCATAAGTCGACCAAGCGCGAATACGGTTTTGCCGAGCTCACGATCGATTCCAAAGGAGATTTCTTCCACGGGCTTCCGAAGAAGATGACCTGCTGGATGAGCCACGGCGACAAGCTGGACAGGCTTCCCAAGGATTTCGTGCGCGTCGCGCATACCTCCAGCGCGCCGATCGCGGCCATCGCGAACCCGCAGCGCAAGATTTACGGCGTTCAGTTTCATCCCGAAGTCGTGCATACGCCGCTCGGCTCCAAGCTCCTGGCCAATTTCCTTTTCCGCATCTGCAAATTCAAAGGCGATTGGACCGCGGAATCATTTATCAAGTCGTCCGTCGCGCGCATCCGCCAGCAGGTAGGCAAGGAGCGCGTGGTGCTCGGCCTTTCCGGCGGCGTGGATTCTTCTGTCGCCGCGGTGCTCATCCACAAGGCCATCGGCAAGCAGCTGACCTGTATCTTCGTGGACAATGGCCTCTTGCGCATGGGCGAGGCCCAGCGCGTGCGCGATACGTTCCAGAAGCATTTCAAGATGAACCTGCATTTCGTGGACGCGACCAAGCCTTTCTTGAACGAACTCGCAGGCATCGAAGACCCGGAAAAAAAGCGCAAGATCATCGGCCGCGTGTTCATCGAGGTTTTCCAGAAGGAAGCCAGGAAGCTGGGCAAGGTGCCATTCCTCGCGCAGGGCACGTTGTATCCGGACGTCATCGAATCCGTTTCCGTGCACGGCGGCCCGACCAGCATGATCAAGAGCCATCACAACGTGGGCGGGCTTCCGCTCAACATGAAGTTCAAGCTTGTCGAGCCGCTGCGCGAACTCTTCAAAGACGAAGTGAGAGAAGTCGGGCGCGCGCTCGGCCTGCAGTCCGAAATCGTGGACCGTCAGCCGTTTCCCGGGCCCGGCCTTGCCGTGCGCATCATCGGTGACGTCACGAAAGAAAGGCTCGACGTCCTGCGCCAGGCCGACCGCATCGTCATGGACGAGATCAAGCGTGCCGGGCTTTACCGCAAGACCTGGCAGGCTTTCGCTGTCCTCCTTCCCATCAAGAGCGTCGGCGTGATGGGGGACGAGCGCACGTATGAGAACGTCGCGGCCGTCCGCGCCGTGACCTCGCTGGACGGCATGACCGCGGATTGGGCGCGCCTGCCGGACAACGTCTTGACCCGCATCTCCAACGGCATCATCAACGAGGTGCGCGGCATCAACCGGGTGTGTTATGATATCTCGAGCAAACCCCCGGCCACGATCGAGTGGGAGTAA